The Haloplanus sp. CK5-1 genome contains a region encoding:
- a CDS encoding DUF6757 family protein produces the protein MNCHYCDREAAYAAEKEGIRVGLCENHFRERLEELAESDDLAALRERIDIDRTE, from the coding sequence ATGAACTGCCACTACTGTGATCGCGAGGCCGCCTACGCCGCGGAGAAGGAGGGAATCCGGGTTGGCCTCTGCGAGAACCACTTCCGCGAGCGTCTGGAGGAACTCGCGGAATCCGACGACCTCGCGGCACTCCGCGAGAGGATCGACATCGACCGCACGGAGTAG
- the hemB gene encoding porphobilinogen synthase: MTHRDRPRRLRRDGVRSLVSETDLEATDLVAPVFVDATTDERVPIESMPGHERVPVADAVDRVEEVLATGVEAVMLFGIPESKDSEGSRAWAEDGVVQRATRAITAETGATVITDVCLCEYTDHGHCGVLEPDARDDPTLTVDNDATLDLLARTAVSHAEAGADVVAPSSMTDGMVGAIRDGLDEAGFTDVAIMSYAAKYESAFYGPFRDAADGAPAFGNRRHYQMDPANGREALREVRLDTEQGADVLMVKPGLPYLDVVSAVRREFDHPVAAYNVSGEYAMLHAAAEKGWLDLDAVARESLLSLKRAGADLIVTYFAEDVARGL; the protein is encoded by the coding sequence ATGACCCACCGCGACCGACCGCGACGACTGCGCCGCGACGGCGTCCGCTCGCTGGTCAGCGAAACCGACCTCGAGGCGACCGACCTCGTCGCCCCCGTGTTCGTCGACGCGACGACCGACGAGCGAGTGCCCATCGAGTCGATGCCCGGTCACGAACGGGTGCCCGTCGCCGACGCGGTCGACCGCGTCGAGGAGGTGTTGGCGACGGGCGTCGAGGCCGTGATGCTGTTCGGCATCCCCGAGTCGAAGGACTCGGAGGGAAGCCGCGCCTGGGCCGAGGACGGCGTCGTCCAGCGGGCGACGCGGGCGATCACCGCCGAGACCGGCGCGACGGTGATCACGGACGTCTGTCTCTGCGAGTACACCGACCACGGCCACTGCGGGGTCCTCGAACCCGACGCCCGCGACGACCCGACGCTGACCGTCGACAACGACGCGACGCTCGACCTCCTCGCCCGGACCGCCGTCTCCCACGCCGAGGCCGGTGCCGACGTGGTCGCCCCCTCCAGCATGACCGACGGGATGGTCGGGGCGATCCGGGACGGCCTCGACGAGGCCGGCTTCACCGACGTGGCGATCATGTCCTACGCCGCGAAGTACGAGAGCGCGTTCTACGGCCCCTTCCGGGACGCAGCCGACGGCGCGCCCGCCTTCGGCAACCGCCGCCACTACCAGATGGATCCCGCGAACGGCCGCGAGGCGCTCCGCGAGGTCCGCCTCGACACCGAACAGGGCGCGGACGTCCTGATGGTCAAGCCCGGCCTCCCCTACCTCGACGTGGTGAGTGCCGTCCGCCGGGAGTTCGACCACCCGGTCGCCGCCTACAACGTCAGCGGCGAGTACGCGATGCTCCACGCCGCCGCCGAGAAGGGGTGGCTCGACCTCGACGCCGTCGCGCGGGAGTCCCTGCTCTCGCTCAAGCGGGCAGGGGCCGATCTGATCGTCACGTACTTCGCCGAGGACGTCGCGCGCGGCCTCTGA
- a CDS encoding ammonium transporter codes for MLTALQVDASALASGVNNVWVLTVTFLIFFMHAGFAMLEAGQVRSKNVANQLTKNMLTWSIGVIVYFLIGAGVSGMVGGASDPFGYITGGSDVWIGWLFGAVFAMTAATIVSGAVAGRAKLRAYVTYTVVLSAVIYPVVTGLTWGGGYLSTVLGVGFGDFAGGMIVHGMGGIAGLTAAWVLGPRMDRYNDDGSSNVIPGHSMTFAVLGTLILCFGWYGFNVGTAASVFVVEEGSVALGAFADTVGRVALTTTLAMGAGAIGAAGVSLLQTQKVDTLYVANGMLAGLVGITSITNLSTWWGALVVGLLAGGQLPIVFKFVERNLKIDDVCAVYPVHGSAGAMGAVLLPFVSINGFSTQVLLAQVVSVTVIGAWTIVSTALVFGGLKAIGQARVSPDHEREGLDVAEHGVDTYPEFGDQPEAVPDGGPEIRTDGGEDDREIKMVVAMIRPEKLGDVKQAIAEVGAPSITVTNVSGRGSQPAKKGQWRGEEYTVDLHQKVKIECVVADVPARDVAEAIREGANTGEPGDGKIFIMPIDDAIQVRTGKEGPDAV; via the coding sequence ATGCTGACGGCACTCCAGGTCGACGCCTCGGCACTCGCCTCGGGCGTCAACAACGTCTGGGTGTTGACCGTCACCTTCCTGATCTTCTTCATGCACGCCGGCTTCGCCATGCTGGAGGCGGGGCAGGTGCGCTCGAAGAACGTGGCGAACCAGTTGACCAAGAACATGCTGACCTGGAGTATCGGCGTCATCGTCTACTTCCTGATCGGCGCGGGCGTTTCCGGCATGGTCGGCGGCGCGTCGGACCCGTTCGGTTACATCACCGGCGGCTCCGACGTGTGGATCGGCTGGCTCTTCGGCGCGGTGTTCGCCATGACCGCGGCGACCATCGTCAGCGGGGCCGTGGCTGGGCGCGCGAAACTCCGCGCGTACGTCACGTACACCGTCGTCCTCTCGGCGGTCATCTACCCCGTCGTGACGGGGCTGACGTGGGGCGGCGGCTACCTCTCGACCGTCCTCGGCGTCGGCTTCGGTGACTTCGCCGGGGGGATGATCGTCCACGGGATGGGCGGCATCGCCGGGCTCACGGCGGCGTGGGTCCTCGGCCCGCGGATGGATCGCTACAACGACGACGGCTCGTCGAACGTCATCCCGGGTCACTCGATGACCTTCGCCGTACTGGGGACGCTCATCCTCTGTTTCGGCTGGTACGGGTTCAACGTCGGCACGGCCGCCTCGGTGTTCGTCGTCGAGGAGGGCTCGGTCGCCCTCGGTGCCTTCGCCGACACCGTCGGCCGCGTGGCGCTGACGACGACGCTGGCGATGGGTGCGGGGGCTATCGGCGCTGCCGGCGTCTCGCTGCTGCAGACCCAGAAGGTCGACACCCTCTACGTCGCCAACGGGATGCTCGCCGGCCTGGTCGGTATCACCAGCATCACCAACCTCTCGACGTGGTGGGGTGCCCTCGTCGTCGGGCTGCTGGCCGGCGGTCAACTCCCCATCGTCTTCAAATTCGTCGAGCGGAACCTCAAGATCGACGACGTCTGTGCCGTCTACCCCGTCCACGGGAGTGCGGGCGCCATGGGGGCGGTGCTGCTTCCGTTCGTCTCGATCAACGGGTTCTCGACGCAGGTCCTGCTCGCACAGGTCGTCAGCGTCACCGTCATCGGCGCGTGGACCATCGTCTCGACCGCGCTCGTGTTCGGTGGCCTGAAGGCCATCGGGCAGGCTCGCGTCTCGCCCGACCACGAGCGTGAGGGACTCGACGTCGCCGAGCACGGCGTCGACACCTACCCCGAGTTCGGCGATCAACCCGAAGCGGTGCCCGACGGCGGCCCGGAGATCCGGACCGACGGCGGCGAGGACGACCGCGAGATCAAGATGGTCGTCGCGATGATCCGCCCGGAGAAACTGGGCGACGTGAAACAGGCCATCGCCGAGGTCGGCGCGCCATCGATCACCGTGACCAACGTCTCCGGCCGGGGCTCCCAGCCCGCCAAGAAGGGCCAGTGGCGCGGCGAGGAGTACACGGTCGACCTCCACCAGAAGGTGAAAATCGAGTGTGTCGTCGCCGACGTGCCTGCCCGCGACGTGGCCGAGGCCATCCGCGAGGGGGCCAACACGGGCGAACCCGGCGACGGCAAGATCTTCATCATGCCCATCGACGACGCGATCCAGGTCCGCACGGGCAAGGAGGGTCCCGACGCGGTCTGA
- a CDS encoding PHP domain-containing protein — MGVVADLHVHTTVSDGRLSLRDVPAAARRAGVETVAITDHDRIHPELDAPVTVRDGVTVIRGIELQVETATGRVDLLGYGVEETPELRAELDRIQADRVSRAHRMTERIETRLGVDLDVSFEPGVGRPHVARAVDESDADCDYDGAFDRLIGDDGPCYVSRAVPPVERGVTLLSTACSVVSLAHPFRYADTEAALDLATGLDAVERYYPYDDPVDETRLDRVIEDHSLLATGGSDAHDDRLGIAGLSTEAYGRIAARLPDAQG, encoded by the coding sequence ACGTACACACGACGGTCTCCGACGGCCGGTTGTCCCTCCGGGACGTGCCGGCGGCCGCACGGCGGGCCGGTGTCGAGACCGTCGCGATCACCGACCACGACCGCATTCACCCGGAACTGGACGCGCCCGTGACCGTCCGGGACGGCGTGACGGTGATCCGGGGGATCGAACTGCAGGTCGAGACGGCGACGGGCCGGGTCGATCTCCTCGGTTACGGCGTCGAGGAGACGCCGGAGTTGCGAGCCGAACTCGACCGGATTCAGGCCGACCGGGTGAGCCGGGCCCACCGCATGACCGAGCGGATCGAGACACGACTGGGTGTCGACCTCGACGTGTCGTTCGAACCGGGGGTCGGCCGACCACACGTCGCCCGCGCGGTCGACGAGAGCGACGCCGACTGCGACTACGACGGCGCGTTCGACCGACTGATCGGCGACGACGGTCCGTGCTACGTCTCGCGGGCGGTGCCGCCGGTCGAGCGAGGGGTGACCCTCCTCTCGACGGCGTGTTCGGTGGTGTCGCTCGCTCACCCGTTCCGGTACGCCGACACCGAGGCCGCACTCGACCTCGCGACCGGACTCGACGCGGTCGAACGGTACTACCCCTACGACGACCCGGTCGACGAGACGCGACTCGACCGGGTGATCGAGGATCACAGTCTGCTGGCGACCGGGGGGAGCGACGCCCACGACGATCGCCTCGGGATCGCCGGCCTCTCGACCGAGGCGTACGGCCGCATCGCGGCACGTCTGCCGGATGCGCAGGGTTAA
- the hemL gene encoding glutamate-1-semialdehyde 2,1-aminomutase has protein sequence MTHDESRALYDRALSVLAGGVNSSVRASMPYPFFVEDGDGAYVIDADGNRYLDYVMGYGPLLYGHDLPDPVEAAIQSHASSGPMYGAPTEVEVDLAEFVARHVPSVEMLRFVNSGTEATVSAVRLARAYTGRDKIVVMQGGYHGAQESTLVDGGPDGATPSSPGIPDSFAEHTIPVPFNDADTVADVFEEHGGDIAAVLTEPVLGNMGVVMPVEGFHETLRELCDEYGSLLIFDEVITGFRVGGLGCAQSEFGVTPDLTTLGKIVGGGFPVGAVGGPAEIVEQFTPGGDVFQSGTFSGHPVTMAAGLETLRYAAENDVYDHVDALGERLRAGITDVLEERAPEYTVVGTGSIFKTVFTRDGRGGEGRCEAGCRQREDCPNYDACPKTGADVAAAETNRWERVFWQEMKDRGIFLTANQFEAQFVSYAHTEADVQRTIDAYQETL, from the coding sequence ATGACCCACGACGAATCACGGGCGCTGTACGACCGCGCGCTGTCGGTGCTGGCCGGCGGCGTCAACTCGTCGGTCCGCGCGTCGATGCCGTACCCCTTCTTCGTCGAGGACGGCGACGGCGCGTACGTCATCGACGCCGACGGCAACCGGTATCTCGACTACGTGATGGGGTACGGGCCCCTGCTGTACGGCCACGACCTCCCCGACCCGGTGGAGGCGGCGATCCAGTCACACGCCAGTTCCGGACCGATGTACGGCGCGCCGACGGAGGTGGAGGTCGACCTCGCGGAATTCGTCGCCCGGCACGTCCCCTCGGTGGAGATGCTGCGCTTTGTCAACTCCGGCACCGAGGCGACGGTGTCGGCGGTCCGCCTGGCGCGGGCGTACACCGGTCGCGACAAGATCGTCGTCATGCAGGGTGGCTACCACGGCGCACAGGAGTCGACACTCGTCGATGGCGGGCCCGACGGGGCCACACCCTCCTCGCCCGGCATCCCCGACTCCTTCGCCGAGCACACCATCCCCGTCCCGTTCAACGACGCCGACACCGTCGCAGACGTGTTCGAGGAACACGGCGGCGACATCGCGGCGGTCCTCACGGAACCCGTCCTCGGGAACATGGGCGTCGTGATGCCGGTCGAGGGCTTCCACGAGACGCTGCGGGAACTCTGTGACGAGTACGGCTCGCTTTTGATCTTCGACGAGGTCATCACCGGCTTCCGGGTCGGGGGTCTGGGGTGTGCCCAGAGCGAGTTCGGCGTCACGCCCGACCTGACGACGCTCGGCAAGATCGTCGGAGGGGGGTTCCCGGTCGGGGCGGTCGGCGGGCCGGCCGAAATCGTCGAGCAGTTCACGCCCGGCGGCGACGTGTTCCAGTCGGGCACCTTCTCGGGCCACCCGGTGACGATGGCCGCCGGGCTCGAAACGTTGCGTTACGCCGCCGAGAACGACGTGTACGACCACGTCGACGCGCTCGGCGAGCGGTTGCGCGCGGGGATCACCGACGTGCTGGAAGAGCGAGCCCCGGAGTACACCGTCGTCGGCACGGGGAGCATCTTCAAGACGGTCTTCACCCGCGACGGTCGGGGGGGCGAGGGACGCTGTGAGGCGGGCTGTCGACAGCGCGAGGACTGTCCCAACTACGACGCCTGTCCGAAGACGGGTGCGGACGTGGCCGCCGCCGAGACGAACCGCTGGGAGCGGGTGTTCTGGCAGGAGATGAAAGATCGAGGGATCTTCCTCACCGCCAACCAGTTCGAGGCGCAGTTCGTGAGCTACGCCCACACGGAGGCGGACGTCCAGCGGACGATCGACGCGTATCAGGAGACGCTGTAG
- a CDS encoding DedA family protein, whose protein sequence is MILDAPRRSVFTPLQIAQLPTDLRELLATDYGLLVLLGVFVLEGAMLLYVVPSELVVPGALALLGGSVETVVAVVAVAVVGATVGQYALFSVTKRVGRERLLRSRWFRVSDDALARFEGWFDRWGPVVVPLTNTLLFTRGMVTVPAGLADMDDRQFVLLSALGTLSFQSILAGLYLWFGTVL, encoded by the coding sequence ATGATCCTCGACGCCCCACGTCGGAGCGTGTTCACCCCGCTCCAGATCGCACAGCTCCCCACCGACCTCCGCGAGTTGCTCGCGACGGACTACGGGCTCTTGGTCCTCCTTGGCGTGTTCGTCCTCGAGGGGGCGATGCTCCTCTACGTCGTCCCGAGCGAACTCGTGGTGCCGGGCGCACTCGCCCTGCTCGGTGGCTCCGTCGAGACTGTCGTCGCCGTCGTCGCCGTCGCCGTCGTCGGCGCGACCGTCGGCCAGTACGCGCTGTTCTCGGTGACGAAGCGTGTCGGCCGGGAGCGCCTCCTCCGGTCCCGCTGGTTCCGCGTCAGCGACGACGCGTTGGCCCGCTTCGAGGGTTGGTTCGACCGGTGGGGGCCGGTGGTCGTTCCCCTGACCAACACGCTCCTGTTCACGCGCGGCATGGTGACCGTCCCCGCCGGATTGGCCGACATGGACGACCGGCAGTTCGTCCTCCTGTCGGCGCTGGGCACGCTCTCCTTCCAGTCGATCCTCGCCGGCCTGTATCTCTGGTTCGGCACCGTGCTGTAG
- the hemC gene encoding hydroxymethylbilane synthase — MNTRGSIRLATRGSDLALRQTASVSDRLAGRRRTVETVEVSTRGDEIRDELIHRLGKTGAFVRALDERVLDGDVDAAVHSMKDMPTESPPELVVAGVPDREQAGDVLVTRDGVALEDLPEGATVGTSSLRRGAQLRAERSDLTVEPLRGNVDTRLEKLLAPNLQREHQQRLDAEDEAEGEHPDAFDRSAQEWFDALSELERRALERTVETEYDAVVLAEAGLARSGLLERVGTVRLPKERFVPSPGQGAIAVTARAGTEAVETIRNAVDDPVTRVETTVERTILAELGGGCIAPIGVYAVVQGEYVHVVVQVLSLDGTETVERTANLPVEDHADAAASLAADLREAGAAELIDRAREEAEE, encoded by the coding sequence ATGAACACGCGCGGGAGCATACGACTAGCGACGCGCGGGTCCGACCTCGCCCTCCGGCAGACCGCGAGCGTCAGCGACCGGTTGGCGGGGCGACGCCGCACGGTCGAGACGGTCGAGGTGTCGACCCGCGGCGACGAGATCCGTGACGAACTCATCCACCGCCTCGGGAAGACCGGGGCGTTCGTCCGGGCACTCGACGAACGAGTCCTCGACGGCGACGTCGACGCCGCCGTCCACTCGATGAAGGACATGCCCACGGAGTCGCCGCCGGAGTTGGTGGTCGCCGGCGTGCCGGACCGCGAGCAGGCGGGCGACGTTCTGGTGACCCGCGACGGCGTGGCCCTGGAGGACCTCCCGGAGGGAGCCACCGTCGGCACGTCGTCGCTCCGTCGAGGCGCACAGTTACGGGCCGAACGATCCGACCTGACGGTCGAACCGCTCCGGGGCAACGTCGACACACGGCTGGAGAAACTGCTCGCGCCGAACCTCCAGCGCGAACACCAGCAGCGGCTGGACGCCGAAGACGAGGCGGAAGGGGAACACCCGGACGCGTTCGACCGGTCGGCACAGGAGTGGTTCGACGCGCTGAGCGAACTCGAACGGCGGGCACTGGAGCGGACGGTCGAGACGGAGTACGACGCCGTCGTCCTCGCGGAGGCGGGGCTGGCACGGAGCGGCCTGCTGGAGAGGGTCGGGACCGTCCGCCTCCCCAAAGAGCGGTTCGTCCCCTCGCCGGGACAGGGGGCCATCGCGGTGACGGCCCGGGCGGGGACCGAGGCAGTCGAGACGATCCGCAACGCGGTAGACGACCCCGTCACCCGGGTCGAGACGACCGTCGAGCGGACGATCCTCGCGGAACTCGGCGGTGGCTGTATCGCCCCCATCGGCGTCTACGCCGTCGTCCAGGGGGAGTACGTCCACGTCGTCGTGCAGGTGTTGTCGCTGGACGGGACCGAGACGGTCGAGCGGACGGCCAACCTGCCGGTCGAGGACCACGCCGACGCCGCCGCGTCGCTGGCAGCCGACCTCCGGGAGGCTGGGGCGGCCGAGTTGATCGACCGCGCACGCGAGGAGGCCGAGGAGTGA
- a CDS encoding nitrilase-related carbon-nitrogen hydrolase translates to MSRIPKYNAVGLSPTVWGVEERSDIETNLEHIHEALSAATWLSGLELPVKLAVLPEGALQGFTDEVFDMDHATYREEIAIDIPGPETETLGEYAKEFETFIVASAKEKAPEYDEKFYNTAFVIDPDGDVIHTHRKVTPLLPVERSVSPHDVWDDWTDRHGDDLDDIFPVVDTEIGRIGISLAIEGAYPEYVRGLAMNGAEIVCRIACPEPLVANDSWEIQNRARALDNTCYVVAPNLGTYYVSPDADTPVDTFGGGSMVVDHKGSILAEHAYGAGSSYCAATIDVEGLREFRTSSPLTNWIKDLRTELIRPIYDREIYPKNLWLDRQPVDHETYAEEVTETQIEKMVEAGIFVPPYHEREGGDGDCDAV, encoded by the coding sequence ATGTCGAGGATACCCAAGTACAACGCGGTCGGCCTCTCCCCGACGGTGTGGGGGGTCGAGGAGCGAAGCGACATCGAGACCAACTTGGAGCACATCCACGAGGCGCTCTCGGCGGCCACGTGGCTCAGCGGGTTGGAACTCCCGGTCAAACTCGCTGTGCTTCCGGAAGGTGCGCTGCAGGGGTTCACCGACGAGGTGTTCGACATGGACCACGCGACCTACCGCGAGGAGATCGCGATAGACATCCCCGGCCCCGAGACGGAGACCCTCGGGGAGTACGCCAAGGAGTTCGAGACGTTCATCGTCGCCTCCGCCAAGGAGAAGGCCCCGGAGTACGACGAGAAGTTCTACAACACCGCGTTCGTGATCGACCCCGACGGCGACGTGATCCACACCCACCGGAAGGTGACTCCCCTGTTGCCCGTCGAGCGGTCGGTGTCGCCCCACGACGTCTGGGACGACTGGACGGACCGTCACGGCGACGACCTCGACGACATCTTCCCCGTCGTCGACACCGAGATCGGACGGATCGGCATCTCGCTGGCCATCGAAGGCGCGTATCCGGAGTACGTCCGCGGGCTCGCGATGAACGGCGCGGAAATCGTCTGCCGAATCGCGTGTCCGGAGCCGCTCGTGGCGAACGATAGCTGGGAGATCCAGAACCGCGCGCGCGCCCTCGACAACACCTGCTACGTCGTCGCGCCGAACCTGGGCACCTACTACGTCAGCCCGGACGCCGACACGCCCGTCGACACCTTCGGCGGCGGGTCGATGGTCGTCGATCACAAGGGGTCGATCCTCGCCGAACACGCCTACGGCGCCGGCTCCTCGTACTGTGCGGCGACGATAGACGTCGAGGGGCTCCGCGAGTTCCGCACCTCCTCGCCGCTGACCAACTGGATCAAGGACCTCCGTACCGAGTTGATCCGCCCCATCTACGACCGGGAGATCTACCCGAAGAACCTGTGGCTCGACCGCCAGCCGGTGGACCACGAGACGTACGCCGAGGAGGTGACCGAGACACAGATCGAGAAGATGGTCGAGGCGGGGATCTTCGTCCCCCCGTACCACGAGCGCGAGGGCGGCGACGGCGACTGCGACGCGGTGTGA